A stretch of the Sphingomonas sp. CL5.1 genome encodes the following:
- a CDS encoding cytochrome P450, producing the protein MAFDFYAEPALLDDVHARYWALKETAPPVFWTPENGGHWVVTTAEGVIEVCRHPEKFSSRYLSIPKNDFQPHMIPESLDPPEHRAYRQLLRPYFEKAAIAPLEPRITEWTQTLIEGVRDNGGCEFVASIGSHLPISVFMELFGFPLEEFDEFRDLVLAFFDAQASAEARMGLALQIHGKINALIDARRTAPREDLMSRLLATDFEGRALTDDELRSIGFLMFVAGLDTVVNAMSFGMRHLAGDATLRQRMIDDPACIPDAVEELLRRYAFVSIPRYVAQETELLGASLKAGDMILAPLAMVGWDAAMNACPAEVDVDRKPCKHAAFGSGIHTCLGLHLARLELTVFYRQWFARIGHFRLAENAPPPRTRGGSVYALDALHLIWDHSK; encoded by the coding sequence GTGGCATTCGATTTCTATGCCGAGCCGGCCCTGCTCGACGATGTTCACGCCCGCTATTGGGCGCTCAAGGAAACCGCGCCACCGGTGTTCTGGACGCCCGAAAACGGCGGCCATTGGGTCGTCACTACCGCCGAGGGCGTCATCGAGGTCTGTCGTCACCCGGAGAAGTTCTCCAGCCGTTACCTCTCGATCCCGAAGAACGATTTCCAGCCGCACATGATACCCGAATCGCTCGATCCGCCCGAGCATCGGGCCTATCGCCAGTTGCTCCGCCCCTATTTCGAAAAGGCTGCCATCGCACCGCTCGAACCGCGCATCACCGAATGGACCCAAACGCTGATCGAGGGTGTGCGCGACAACGGTGGTTGCGAGTTCGTCGCGTCGATCGGCTCCCACCTGCCGATCAGCGTGTTCATGGAGCTGTTCGGCTTTCCGCTGGAGGAATTCGACGAGTTCCGCGATCTGGTCCTCGCCTTCTTCGACGCCCAGGCGAGCGCTGAGGCGCGCATGGGGCTGGCGCTCCAGATCCACGGCAAGATCAACGCGCTCATCGACGCGCGCCGCACCGCGCCGCGCGAGGATTTGATGAGCCGCCTGCTCGCCACCGATTTCGAAGGGCGCGCGCTCACCGACGACGAATTGCGGTCAATCGGCTTCCTGATGTTCGTCGCCGGGCTGGATACGGTGGTGAACGCCATGTCGTTCGGGATGCGCCATCTCGCTGGCGACGCCACCCTGCGCCAGCGGATGATCGACGATCCAGCGTGTATCCCCGACGCGGTCGAGGAATTGCTGCGGCGCTACGCCTTCGTATCGATCCCGCGCTATGTCGCGCAGGAGACCGAGTTGCTCGGCGCGTCGCTCAAGGCGGGCGACATGATCCTCGCTCCGCTCGCCATGGTAGGTTGGGATGCGGCGATGAACGCTTGCCCGGCCGAAGTGGATGTCGATCGCAAACCCTGCAAGCACGCCGCGTTCGGATCGGGCATCCACACCTGCCTCGGCCTGCATCTCGCGCGGCTGGAACTGACGGTGTTCTACCGCCAGTGGTTCGCGCGGATCGGCCATTTCCGCCTCGCTGAAAACGCCCCGCCGCCGCGCACGCGCGGCGGATCGGTTTACGCGCTCGATGCGCTCCACCTCATATGGGACCACAGCAAATGA
- a CDS encoding DUF1679 domain-containing protein: MIDGPALHAHALTSLEAADMALAHADLAIDGPYLAEHVTRAFVDTAIGGRVPGAALTDLVVEDAHDGMTMRRKWRLEWNEAGAAAGLPGSIFVKATPDGPYLRETLAMLHMAEHEVRFYDEVQPEVPTIAPRGWFGRSYPGGRFLLVVDDLEASGCHPFWSKDHCPPEHARAVVTALATLHARFWQSDRFDGDLSWVRPRTRKLGAAWHRRSFIDARRAFLASDHAATLPASVRETLELWSAHDQAVYDYWDRLPATLLHGDSHLGNTYAKPDGSAGLFDWQVIFRGPGLRDLGYFMLSALSDDERRAEERGLFDHYCDELDRRGIHLDRAKGWRDLSLLTLDSMDAVMKTIVRGGYGHAASGLERGLQSRIGAMIDRDVAALLATVIASGEL, from the coding sequence GTGATCGATGGCCCGGCGCTGCACGCTCATGCGCTGACCTCGCTGGAGGCGGCGGACATGGCGCTGGCGCACGCCGATCTCGCGATTGACGGGCCGTATCTCGCCGAGCATGTGACCCGCGCTTTCGTCGACACGGCGATTGGCGGTCGTGTGCCCGGTGCGGCGCTCACCGACCTCGTGGTCGAGGACGCGCACGACGGCATGACGATGCGCCGAAAGTGGCGGCTGGAATGGAATGAGGCCGGCGCCGCCGCCGGGCTGCCCGGATCGATCTTCGTCAAGGCGACGCCGGACGGCCCGTATCTGCGCGAGACGCTCGCGATGCTCCACATGGCCGAGCATGAGGTGCGCTTCTACGACGAGGTGCAACCCGAGGTGCCGACGATCGCGCCGCGCGGCTGGTTCGGGCGGAGCTATCCCGGCGGCCGCTTCTTGCTGGTGGTCGACGATCTGGAAGCCAGCGGGTGCCATCCGTTCTGGAGCAAGGATCATTGCCCGCCGGAACATGCGCGCGCGGTGGTGACGGCGCTCGCCACGCTCCATGCGCGTTTCTGGCAATCCGATCGGTTCGACGGCGACCTTTCATGGGTAAGGCCGCGCACGCGCAAGCTGGGCGCGGCATGGCATCGCCGCTCGTTCATCGATGCGCGAAGGGCGTTCCTGGCGAGCGATCACGCCGCGACGCTGCCGGCTTCCGTTCGCGAGACCCTGGAACTGTGGTCGGCCCACGATCAGGCGGTGTACGATTATTGGGACAGGCTGCCTGCGACATTGCTGCACGGCGACAGCCACCTCGGCAACACCTACGCTAAACCCGATGGGAGCGCAGGGTTGTTCGACTGGCAGGTGATCTTTCGCGGGCCGGGGCTGCGCGATCTCGGCTATTTCATGCTCTCGGCGCTGTCTGATGACGAGCGCCGCGCGGAGGAGCGCGGATTATTTGATCATTATTGCGACGAACTCGATCGGCGCGGCATCCACCTCGATCGCGCGAAGGGGTGGCGCGATCTGTCATTGCTGACGCTCGACAGCATGGACGCGGTGATGAAGACGATCGTGCGAGGCGGCTATGGCCATGCGGCGAGCGGGCTCGAGCGCGGCCTGCAATCGCGCATCGGTGCGATGATTGACCGGGATGTCGCAGCGCTGCTGGCGACCGTGATCGCCAGCGGCGAACTCTGA
- a CDS encoding TetR/AcrR family transcriptional regulator, whose product MAKRDAGATRARILREAITAFSTVGYAATGVRQICEAAGVSQALVNRYFGSKLGLFRAAIDATLDVTIITALGREHLAEKLAAAFAASRADAPNPLPMMMFAAADPDAQSVAQSELESRILDPLAAFLGGADARQKASRLIAIAAGFFTYRILYPLAAFSAAPEDGQRQWLAEAFATALGDQQ is encoded by the coding sequence ATGGCGAAGCGGGATGCAGGGGCGACACGGGCGAGAATCCTTCGGGAGGCGATCACGGCGTTCTCGACGGTTGGCTATGCCGCCACTGGAGTGCGCCAGATATGCGAAGCGGCTGGCGTCAGTCAGGCGCTGGTGAACCGTTATTTCGGATCGAAGCTCGGCCTGTTCCGCGCGGCGATCGATGCGACGCTGGATGTCACGATCATCACCGCGCTGGGTCGCGAACATCTTGCCGAAAAGTTGGCGGCGGCGTTTGCCGCATCGCGGGCGGATGCGCCCAATCCGCTGCCGATGATGATGTTCGCCGCTGCCGACCCGGACGCACAAAGCGTCGCGCAAAGCGAACTTGAATCGCGCATCCTCGATCCGCTGGCGGCCTTTCTCGGCGGAGCGGATGCCAGGCAAAAGGCGAGCCGGCTCATCGCGATCGCCGCCGGCTTCTTCACTTATCGTATTCTCTATCCGCTCGCCGCGTTCAGCGCCGCGCCGGAAGACGGGCAGCGCCAGTGGCTTGCCGAGGCTTTCGCTACCGCGCTCGGCGATCAGCAATAA
- a CDS encoding MaoC family dehydratase N-terminal domain-containing protein: MATNILESDEWRKAVDYSITDEDIERQRQLLGFDQAASTREYIQTATEDNIRNFAHGCGDDNPLFCDPDYARGTRWGGVIAPGMMVAQINAPMKGDPVPDEIKRLRKSLFKGVHVFVSGSTWDFYRPVRPGDTIYSFNGDESCEVKQSEFAGRSVIKVRRDVKVNQRGEVVAVYRILSVLTERKTAAKKGKYAAIEPQTYIDDDIAAIDAIYADEQVLGAGKRWFEDVEPGDAIGKMAKGPLTVTDVICFHAGGYGFVPYAPTVGRLAYKNRKRIPAFYIKNEHGIPDVAQRLHWDPKWAQAIGNPMAYDYGVMRENYLFHFLSDWAGDDGIVVHVHDEIRKFNYMGDTQTLTGQVLAKREEGGRNLVDVAVKFVNQRGDETVRGTATIALPSKGQPFPLYPEVPQELAEKAARMMARHWELSRK; encoded by the coding sequence ATGGCCACGAATATTCTTGAATCCGACGAGTGGCGGAAAGCGGTCGACTATTCGATCACCGACGAGGATATCGAGCGCCAGCGCCAACTCCTGGGTTTCGATCAGGCGGCGTCCACCCGTGAATATATCCAGACCGCGACCGAGGATAACATCCGCAATTTCGCGCATGGCTGCGGCGACGACAATCCATTGTTCTGCGATCCGGATTATGCGCGCGGCACGCGCTGGGGCGGGGTGATCGCGCCGGGAATGATGGTCGCGCAGATCAACGCGCCGATGAAGGGCGACCCTGTCCCCGATGAGATCAAGCGGCTGCGCAAGAGCCTGTTTAAGGGCGTCCACGTCTTTGTTTCCGGCTCGACCTGGGATTTCTATCGCCCGGTGCGCCCCGGCGACACGATCTACAGCTTCAACGGCGACGAAAGCTGTGAGGTCAAGCAGAGCGAGTTCGCCGGGCGTTCGGTGATCAAGGTCCGGCGTGACGTTAAGGTCAACCAGCGTGGCGAGGTGGTCGCCGTCTATCGTATCCTGAGCGTGCTGACCGAGCGCAAGACCGCGGCGAAGAAGGGCAAATATGCTGCGATCGAGCCGCAGACCTACATCGACGATGACATCGCCGCGATCGACGCGATCTATGCCGATGAGCAGGTGCTAGGCGCGGGCAAGCGCTGGTTCGAGGATGTCGAGCCGGGCGACGCGATCGGCAAGATGGCCAAGGGGCCGTTGACGGTCACCGACGTGATCTGCTTCCACGCGGGCGGCTACGGTTTCGTGCCCTATGCGCCGACGGTCGGGCGGCTGGCCTACAAGAACCGCAAGCGCATCCCGGCTTTCTATATCAAGAACGAGCACGGCATTCCTGACGTCGCGCAGCGACTACATTGGGACCCGAAGTGGGCGCAAGCGATCGGCAATCCGATGGCCTATGATTACGGCGTGATGCGCGAGAATTATCTGTTCCATTTCCTGTCGGACTGGGCGGGCGACGACGGCATCGTCGTTCACGTCCATGACGAGATCCGCAAATTCAATTATATGGGCGATACCCAGACGCTCACCGGGCAGGTGCTGGCGAAACGCGAGGAGGGCGGGCGCAATCTGGTCGATGTGGCGGTGAAGTTCGTCAACCAGCGCGGCGATGAAACCGTGCGTGGCACGGCGACGATCGCGTTGCCGTCGAAGGGCCAGCCGTTTCCGCTCTATCCCGAAGTGCCGCAGGAACTGGCGGAGAAAGCCGCGCGCATGATGGCGCGCCATTGGGAATTGTCGCGCAAATGA
- a CDS encoding class I adenylate-forming enzyme family protein, which translates to MTSKVQRISDALKVRAVHQRDDIAHDDTRRAITFAEWDREADEIGGGLAAAGLVPGDRVFLPISNAHAVEMAIAVFAVFRAGGIAVPINTRFSAKEVRDYAALIEPRFAITDIPGLVEGLGMERVWTTDAMPRDLPALPDQAALDPAADAEILATSGTTGKIKGVVVSHPDLMTGVTGTNMDRSRSTLHALPLTGSGGNLGIVMLPARGGATAYTQPKFDPRGFLELVRDKRPNLVYLVPSMLRLILDHPEVANYDFAGVRYLMTGTAPLPNDSVVRALKLWPHIRMRNSYGMSEGGVGVGTSSQEQVLKPGCVGRLPANMQVRDEDGAVINEAGVVGEIYGFQKHPRRYWRDEEATAASFRGGWTRTGDLGFVDTDGDLIICGRSKELIIRGGYNITPLEVETVLHQHPAVKDAAVVGIDHPVLGEDIAAAITLANGATVSEQELAAFCREHLADNKVPRTILILDALPHNPNGKVLKRDLKPLLEAAAEARKAAAQT; encoded by the coding sequence ATGACAAGCAAGGTCCAGCGTATCAGTGACGCCCTCAAGGTACGTGCCGTGCACCAGCGCGACGATATCGCGCATGACGACACGCGGCGCGCGATCACCTTCGCCGAATGGGACCGCGAAGCCGACGAAATCGGCGGCGGCCTTGCCGCTGCGGGTCTGGTTCCGGGGGACCGGGTGTTCCTGCCGATCAGCAACGCGCATGCGGTGGAGATGGCGATCGCGGTGTTCGCGGTGTTTCGCGCCGGGGGAATCGCGGTGCCAATCAACACGCGCTTTTCCGCCAAGGAGGTGCGTGATTATGCCGCACTGATCGAACCCCGCTTCGCGATCACCGACATCCCCGGACTCGTCGAGGGACTGGGGATGGAACGGGTGTGGACCACGGATGCGATGCCGCGCGATCTCCCCGCCCTGCCGGACCAGGCCGCGCTCGACCCTGCGGCCGATGCGGAGATTCTCGCCACGTCGGGCACGACGGGCAAGATCAAGGGCGTCGTGGTCTCCCACCCCGATCTGATGACCGGCGTCACCGGCACCAACATGGATCGATCGCGGTCGACGCTCCACGCGCTCCCGCTGACCGGATCGGGCGGTAATCTGGGCATCGTCATGCTGCCCGCGCGCGGCGGGGCGACGGCCTATACCCAGCCCAAATTCGATCCCAGGGGCTTCCTTGAGCTGGTACGCGATAAGCGGCCGAACCTCGTCTATCTCGTACCATCGATGCTGCGGCTGATCCTCGATCACCCGGAGGTGGCCAATTACGATTTCGCCGGCGTGCGCTATCTGATGACGGGCACCGCGCCATTGCCGAACGACTCCGTCGTGCGCGCGCTGAAGCTCTGGCCGCATATCAGGATGCGCAACAGCTACGGCATGTCCGAAGGCGGAGTCGGCGTCGGCACATCGAGCCAGGAACAGGTATTGAAACCCGGTTGCGTCGGCCGTCTCCCAGCCAACATGCAGGTCCGCGACGAGGATGGCGCCGTAATCAATGAGGCCGGTGTGGTAGGGGAAATCTACGGCTTCCAGAAGCATCCGCGCCGCTATTGGCGGGACGAGGAAGCCACGGCAGCGTCGTTCCGTGGCGGCTGGACCAGGACCGGGGACCTTGGATTCGTCGATACAGATGGCGACCTGATCATCTGCGGCCGCTCGAAAGAGCTGATTATCCGCGGCGGCTACAACATCACGCCATTGGAGGTGGAAACGGTGCTTCACCAGCACCCCGCCGTGAAGGATGCGGCGGTCGTCGGAATCGATCATCCGGTGCTCGGCGAAGATATCGCGGCGGCGATCACGCTCGCGAACGGCGCAACGGTGAGCGAACAGGAACTCGCTGCCTTCTGCCGCGAGCACCTTGCCGACAACAAGGTGCCGCGCACGATCCTTATCCTCGACGCATTGCCGCACAATCCTAACGGCAAGGTACTGAAGCGAGATCTGAAACCTCTCCTCGAGGCTGCCGCTGAAGCGCGCAAAGCAGCGGCGCAAACCTAG
- a CDS encoding SDR family oxidoreductase, whose translation MTFSLDQFRLDGKVAIVTGAGGRGNSIGAAYAKGLAAAGANVVVADLNPDGAKAVADEIGAAALPLRVDIADRASVDAMTAAAVEKFGGIDILVNNAALMIEAVGTPTIQTSPEAWERLLSVNLTGALNCAQAVVPSMVARGGGRIVNQLSAGAFPAQTSYGVSKVALLGLTTTLATELGGSGIAVNAIAPGMTMSDAGRALTPAESPYVQAAEARVVMRPRGDPDELVGALLLLVSPAGSWITGQVINVDGGFILRN comes from the coding sequence ATGACCTTTTCGCTCGATCAGTTCCGCCTCGATGGAAAAGTGGCGATCGTCACCGGTGCGGGCGGACGTGGCAATTCGATCGGCGCGGCCTATGCCAAGGGGCTGGCTGCGGCGGGCGCCAATGTGGTAGTCGCCGACCTCAATCCCGATGGCGCGAAGGCCGTCGCCGACGAGATCGGCGCGGCGGCGCTGCCGCTCCGCGTCGACATCGCCGACCGCGCATCGGTGGACGCGATGACAGCAGCCGCGGTGGAAAAGTTCGGCGGGATCGACATCCTCGTCAATAACGCCGCTTTGATGATCGAGGCGGTCGGCACCCCGACGATCCAGACCAGCCCCGAGGCCTGGGAAAGGCTGCTGTCGGTCAACCTCACCGGCGCGCTCAATTGTGCGCAAGCTGTCGTCCCCTCGATGGTCGCGCGCGGCGGCGGCCGGATCGTCAACCAACTATCTGCGGGGGCCTTCCCGGCGCAGACCAGCTATGGCGTCAGCAAGGTGGCGCTGCTCGGCCTCACCACCACGCTCGCCACCGAGCTTGGCGGCAGCGGGATCGCGGTCAATGCGATCGCGCCGGGCATGACGATGAGCGACGCCGGCCGCGCCCTGACGCCGGCGGAAAGCCCCTATGTTCAGGCGGCCGAGGCGCGCGTGGTGATGCGACCGCGCGGCGACCCGGACGAACTCGTCGGCGCATTGCTCCTGCTCGTCTCGCCCGCGGGATCGTGGATCACGGGTCAGGTGATCAACGTCGATGGAGGTTTCATTCTGCGGAATTGA
- a CDS encoding enoyl-CoA hydratase-related protein, whose protein sequence is MSGELLIADDAGVRTITLNRPDRLNALNGALMAPLADACADAARDVSVGCVIVTGAGRGFCSGGDLKDGGGDRAVVPPNRDSGARTEQGFTRLRGFMETARLLHEMSKPTIAMVNGPVAGAGIGIAGACDLRFAAESATFLTAFDRIGAGGDFGSTWFWTKILGTGVARELFLLGEKLSAQEAFAKGIYTRLFADGDLAAETMKAARRLADGPRMGFRYMKANLNMAEDAVFEAALDHEALNMTLSTQATAAIWKAAQGQKS, encoded by the coding sequence ATGAGCGGCGAGCTGCTGATCGCGGACGATGCCGGCGTCCGCACCATCACGCTGAACCGGCCGGACCGGCTCAACGCGCTCAACGGCGCGCTGATGGCACCGCTCGCCGATGCCTGCGCGGATGCGGCGCGTGATGTGTCGGTGGGATGCGTGATCGTCACCGGGGCGGGGCGCGGCTTCTGTTCGGGCGGCGACCTGAAGGACGGCGGGGGCGACCGTGCCGTGGTGCCGCCCAACCGTGACAGCGGCGCGCGCACCGAACAGGGCTTCACCCGGTTGCGTGGGTTCATGGAAACCGCGCGCCTGCTCCATGAGATGTCCAAGCCGACGATCGCGATGGTCAACGGCCCGGTCGCGGGCGCGGGGATCGGCATCGCGGGCGCATGCGACCTGCGCTTCGCCGCCGAAAGTGCGACCTTCCTCACCGCGTTCGACCGGATCGGCGCGGGCGGCGATTTCGGCTCGACATGGTTCTGGACCAAGATCCTCGGCACCGGAGTGGCGCGCGAATTGTTCCTCCTCGGCGAGAAGCTTTCGGCGCAGGAGGCGTTCGCCAAGGGGATCTATACCCGGCTGTTCGCGGACGGCGACCTCGCGGCGGAGACGATGAAGGCCGCACGTCGGCTCGCCGACGGGCCGCGCATGGGGTTCCGCTATATGAAGGCGAACCTGAACATGGCTGAGGATGCCGTGTTCGAGGCGGCGCTCGATCACGAGGCGCTCAACATGACGCTTTCCACGCAGGCGACGGCGGCGATCTGGAAGGCCGCGCAGGGACAGAAATCGTGA
- a CDS encoding aldehyde dehydrogenase, whose protein sequence is MTVETPNVALHIGAEALAIGSGGTHDHVNPVSGKVQAAIPLAGAAEIERAVAVAEAARENWRRTPPEQRRDILIRLADLMTRHRAEFAHMAALDGGTPLVAGERMTDTAIAWVRYYAGWCDKLSGELISTFDTRGEFAYTAPEPVGIVGIVITWNGPVISLAMKVAPALAAGNCVIVKPAEITPFAPDLFMRLAREAGVPDGVLSIMPGTAEAGEALVRHPKVGLISFTGGPITARKIMAACAETIKPSVMELGGKSASLLFPDCDIDAACQRAIFWTIGVLSGQGCALPTRLLVHADIYDVVLEKLAAIARQFTVGDPLQEGVMVGPLINAAAADRVMGMFDRVRTTGSGRFVLGGNRCGGALAGGNFIEPTIIADADPDSEIAQVEIFGPALVVMKFHDEDEAVAIANNSEYGLAAYIQSDDLKRVHRLAERLNAGGVYVNGAVQINPHTPFGGIGISGFGKEGGRAGIDEFLRYKTVAIA, encoded by the coding sequence ATGACCGTCGAGACTCCCAATGTCGCCCTGCACATCGGCGCGGAGGCGCTTGCCATCGGGTCGGGCGGTACGCACGATCACGTCAACCCGGTATCGGGCAAGGTGCAGGCGGCCATCCCGCTTGCGGGCGCGGCCGAAATCGAGCGCGCCGTCGCCGTTGCCGAAGCGGCGCGGGAGAACTGGCGCCGCACGCCGCCCGAGCAGCGGCGGGATATCCTGATCCGGCTCGCCGACCTGATGACGCGGCATCGCGCCGAATTCGCGCATATGGCCGCGCTCGACGGCGGCACGCCGCTGGTGGCCGGTGAACGCATGACCGACACGGCCATCGCCTGGGTGCGCTACTATGCCGGCTGGTGCGACAAACTGTCGGGCGAGCTGATCTCGACCTTCGATACGCGCGGCGAGTTCGCCTACACCGCGCCGGAGCCGGTCGGCATCGTGGGGATCGTCATCACCTGGAACGGCCCGGTGATCAGCCTCGCGATGAAGGTCGCGCCCGCGCTGGCGGCGGGCAATTGCGTGATCGTCAAACCGGCCGAAATCACCCCGTTCGCTCCCGATCTCTTCATGCGGCTGGCGCGCGAGGCGGGCGTGCCCGATGGCGTCCTGTCGATCATGCCCGGCACCGCCGAGGCGGGAGAAGCGCTGGTCCGCCATCCGAAGGTCGGTCTGATCAGCTTCACCGGCGGCCCGATCACCGCGCGCAAGATCATGGCCGCTTGCGCGGAGACCATCAAGCCGAGCGTCATGGAACTGGGCGGCAAGTCGGCCAGCCTGTTGTTTCCCGACTGCGATATCGACGCCGCCTGCCAGCGCGCGATCTTCTGGACGATCGGCGTCTTGTCGGGACAGGGCTGCGCCCTGCCCACGCGGCTGCTGGTCCATGCCGACATCTATGACGTGGTACTGGAGAAGCTGGCGGCCATCGCGCGCCAGTTCACGGTAGGCGATCCACTTCAGGAAGGCGTGATGGTCGGCCCGCTCATCAACGCCGCCGCCGCCGATCGCGTGATGGGAATGTTCGATCGCGTCCGCACAACTGGCTCCGGGCGTTTCGTGCTCGGCGGCAATCGCTGCGGCGGCGCGCTGGCCGGGGGGAATTTCATCGAGCCGACGATCATCGCCGACGCCGATCCCGACAGCGAGATCGCGCAGGTTGAGATTTTCGGCCCCGCGCTGGTGGTGATGAAATTCCATGACGAGGATGAAGCGGTCGCGATCGCCAACAACAGCGAATACGGGCTCGCCGCCTATATCCAGTCCGACGATCTGAAGCGAGTCCATCGGCTGGCGGAGCGACTCAATGCGGGCGGCGTCTATGTGAACGGCGCGGTCCAGATCAATCCGCACACGCCGTTCGGCGGGATCGGCATCTCCGGCTTCGGCAAGGAGGGCGGACGCGCCGGGATCGATGAGTTCCTCCGCTACAAGACGGTCGCGATCGCATGA